A DNA window from Choloepus didactylus isolate mChoDid1 chromosome 9, mChoDid1.pri, whole genome shotgun sequence contains the following coding sequences:
- the LOC119544560 gene encoding 40S ribosomal protein S3a-like yields the protein MVVGKNKRLTKGGKKGAKKKVVDPFSKKDWYDVKAPAMFNIRNIGKTLVTRTQGTKIVSDGLKGRVFEVSLADLQNDEVAFRKFTLITEDAQGKNCLTKFHGMDLTCDKMCPMVKKWQTMTEAHVDVETTDGYLLRLSCVGFTKKRNNQIRKTSYA from the coding sequence ATGGTGGTTGGCAAGAACAAGCGCCTTACAAAAGGTGGcaaaaaaggagccaagaagaaaGTGGTTGATCCATTTTCTAAGAAAGATTGGTATGACGTGAAAGCACCAGCAAtgtttaatataagaaatattgggAAAACACTAGTTACAAGGACTCAAGGAACCAAAATTGTATCTGATGGCCTTAAGGGTCGTGTTTTTGAAGTGAGCCTTGCTGATCTGCAGAATGATGAAGttgcatttagaaaattcacactAATTACTGAGGATGCACAGGGCAAAAACTGCCTAACCAAATTCCATGGCATGGATCTTACCTGTGACAAAATGTGTCCCATGGTCAAAAAATGGCAGACCATGACTGAAGCTCATGTTGATGTTGAAACTACTGATGGTTATTTGCTTCGTCTGTCCTGTGTTGGTTTTACCAAAAAACGCAACAATCAGATTCGGAAGACCTCTTATGCTTAG